A stretch of Ischnura elegans chromosome 4, ioIscEleg1.1, whole genome shotgun sequence DNA encodes these proteins:
- the LOC124158254 gene encoding zinc finger protein 239-like, translated as MLVFGLCLHSSLMHLHCLSRTGLGDLAYGDSGKHCVCSHCGKGFGKSSQLLCHARTHHSGELPFACGDCGRRYVKASDLTQHAKSHSAVKPHRCVQCGKGFTKSSHLKRHCITHTDERPYSCAVCRKGFVESSELNRHMAVHTGTDEGVRAVEYAAQEGCREYVCHLCGKGFSFRSNLMAHVRTHRGSKPFLCEHCGRGFAQSRNLRTHLRVHTGERPFACGVCHKHFSQKSTLNHHAKTH; from the exons ATGCTTGTATTTGGCCTGTGTCTTCACTCTTCTTTGATGCACTTGCATTGTCTTTCGAGAACAGGGCTCGGGGATTTGGCGTATGGGGATAGTGGCAAACATTGCGTGTGCTCACATTGCGGCAAGGGATTTGGCAAGAGCAGTCAGCTATTGTGCCACGCAAGGACGCACCACtcgggggagctcccctttgCGTGTGGGGATTGCGGACGACGGTACGTCAAGGCGAGCGACCTGACCCAGCACGCAAAGAGCCACAGTGCCGTCAAACCGCACAG GTGCGTGCAGTGCGGTAAGGGCTTCACCAAGAGCAGTCACCTCAAGCGACACTGCATCACGCACACTGACGAGCGACCCTACTCTTGCGCGGTGTGCCGCAAGGGCTTTGTCGAGAGCAGCGAACTCAACCGCCACATGGCCGTGCACACTGGAACGGACGAGGGGGTCAGAGCCGTGGAGTACGCAGCGCAGGAGGGATGCAGGGAATACGTGTGTCATCTGTGCGGCAAGGGCTTTTCCTTCCGCAGCAACTTGATGGCTCACGTGCGCACGCACAGAGGCAGCAAGCCTTTCCTGTGCGAGCACTGCGGGAGGGGCTTTGCGCAGAGCCGCAACCTGCGCACGCACTTGCGGGTGCATACGGGGGAGAGGCCCTTTGCGTGTGGCGTGTGCCACAAGCACTTCTCACAGAAGAGCACGCTCAACCACCACGCAAAGACGCACTGA